In a genomic window of Pedobacter sp. KBS0701:
- a CDS encoding FdhF/YdeP family oxidoreductase, translating into MENNEKKPSAENPYQLLDLKLSTVAQSAAGMHAVMAAMGNLIEEKTFFRGNLALLNMNQFKGFDCPSCAWPDPDDERSPVGEYCENGAKALAEEATTKRVTADFFKQHSVYELAKLDDYQIGKFGRLTEPMYMPKGGTHYEPISWENAFKKIAAHLNALQSPHEAAFYTSGRTSNEASFVYQLFAKEFGTNNMPDCSNMCHETSGSALRPTIGIGKGTVTLEDFYETDLIIDIGHNPGTNAPRMMSALAKAKKNGAKIIAINPLPEAGLMGFQDPQSIKGTIGGGVKLADLYLPVKINGDMALLKALEILLMEFEKQYPGKVFDQAFIKDKTTGYEAFLEQFKQEDYNLDYLARLSGVSKEDLYTAAEMIAFKNRIIFCWGMGLTQQPNGVAMIREIVNILLLKGSIGKPGAGVCPVRGHSNVQGNRTMLIDEKPTDEQLDRLEGLYGFKMPREHGYDVVSTIKAMQGGKVKFLFCMGGNFLSATPDTTYTANAVRKLDLLVCVSTKLNRSHLIHGNEALILPTYGRSDKDIVNGEVQIISTENSMGVVQASKGMLDAVSKNLINETQIVCRMAMATLGEKSVVNWPLYHDSYDAVRDAIAQCIPGFENYNFKVRRKGGFYLPNAAREGKFLTQKFGNRAPFTLTEIPANHLEEDEFMMATTRTHDQFNTTIYGLDDRYRGIKNERRVIFMNQKDIKKLGLKAGDKVDLFNYDDGITRIAPLFVIVAYEIPEKNTVTYFPETNVLVSVNNVVAESNMPASKYVKIKIKKHEPTIYDQVKKAEEDYRLMQ; encoded by the coding sequence ATGGAAAATAATGAAAAAAAACCTTCAGCAGAAAACCCATACCAGCTGCTGGATCTTAAACTTAGCACGGTAGCACAATCGGCTGCAGGTATGCATGCGGTAATGGCCGCTATGGGAAATCTGATTGAAGAAAAAACATTTTTCAGGGGTAATCTGGCCCTGCTGAACATGAACCAGTTTAAAGGTTTCGATTGTCCGAGTTGCGCCTGGCCAGATCCTGATGATGAGCGGTCGCCGGTTGGCGAATATTGTGAAAATGGTGCCAAGGCCCTGGCGGAAGAAGCGACTACAAAAAGGGTTACCGCAGATTTTTTTAAACAACATTCGGTATATGAGCTGGCTAAACTGGATGATTACCAGATTGGGAAATTTGGCAGACTTACTGAGCCGATGTATATGCCAAAAGGCGGAACACATTACGAACCGATTAGCTGGGAGAATGCATTTAAGAAAATTGCTGCACACCTCAATGCGCTTCAATCTCCGCATGAGGCTGCCTTTTATACTTCGGGCAGAACAAGCAATGAAGCTTCTTTTGTTTATCAGCTTTTTGCCAAAGAATTTGGGACGAACAATATGCCTGATTGCTCCAATATGTGCCATGAAACTTCAGGTTCGGCACTTAGGCCTACTATTGGTATAGGGAAAGGAACAGTAACCCTTGAAGATTTTTATGAAACGGATCTGATTATTGATATTGGCCATAATCCCGGAACCAACGCCCCGAGGATGATGAGTGCACTGGCAAAAGCGAAGAAAAATGGGGCCAAAATTATTGCCATTAACCCGCTGCCTGAAGCTGGCCTGATGGGCTTTCAGGACCCTCAATCTATTAAAGGAACGATTGGAGGAGGAGTTAAGCTGGCTGATTTGTATCTTCCGGTAAAGATTAACGGCGACATGGCCTTATTAAAGGCACTGGAAATCCTTTTAATGGAGTTTGAAAAACAATACCCGGGGAAAGTTTTTGATCAGGCGTTTATAAAGGATAAGACTACCGGTTATGAAGCTTTTTTAGAACAATTTAAACAGGAAGATTACAACCTCGATTATTTAGCCCGTTTATCAGGCGTATCGAAGGAGGATTTATATACAGCCGCCGAAATGATTGCATTTAAAAACAGAATTATTTTCTGTTGGGGAATGGGTTTGACACAACAACCCAACGGCGTGGCCATGATTAGGGAAATTGTGAATATCCTGCTGCTTAAAGGTAGCATCGGGAAACCTGGCGCAGGTGTTTGCCCGGTGCGGGGGCACAGTAATGTACAGGGAAACCGGACGATGCTGATTGATGAGAAACCTACTGATGAGCAATTAGACCGTTTGGAAGGACTCTATGGATTTAAAATGCCGCGGGAGCATGGCTATGATGTGGTAAGCACAATAAAAGCAATGCAGGGCGGTAAGGTAAAATTTTTGTTCTGCATGGGTGGCAATTTTTTGTCTGCAACTCCTGATACCACATATACCGCCAATGCAGTAAGGAAACTTGATCTGCTGGTATGTGTTTCTACCAAGCTTAACCGCAGCCATTTAATTCATGGAAATGAAGCATTGATTTTGCCTACGTATGGCCGTAGTGACAAAGACATCGTGAATGGTGAAGTACAGATCATATCTACTGAAAATTCGATGGGTGTTGTACAGGCTTCTAAGGGAATGCTGGATGCCGTATCTAAAAACCTGATAAATGAAACACAGATTGTATGCCGGATGGCGATGGCCACACTGGGAGAAAAATCGGTTGTGAACTGGCCACTTTACCATGATAGTTACGATGCGGTTCGTGACGCGATAGCACAGTGCATACCCGGCTTTGAAAACTATAATTTTAAAGTAAGACGGAAAGGCGGCTTTTATTTGCCAAACGCTGCAAGGGAAGGAAAATTCTTGACCCAGAAATTTGGCAACAGGGCTCCCTTTACACTGACCGAAATTCCAGCCAATCATCTTGAGGAAGATGAGTTTATGATGGCGACCACCAGGACGCATGATCAGTTCAATACGACTATTTATGGGTTGGATGACCGCTACAGGGGAATCAAAAATGAGCGGCGGGTAATTTTTATGAATCAAAAAGACATCAAAAAACTCGGACTGAAAGCAGGGGATAAGGTTGATCTGTTTAATTATGATGATGGAATAACACGAATCGCACCATTGTTTGTAATTGTTGCCTACGAAATTCCGGAGAAGAATACCGTTACTTATTTCCCCGAAACCAATGTGTTGGTTTCAGTAAATAATGTGGTAGCGGAAAGTAATATGCCCGCATCCAAATATGTGAAAATTAAAATTAAAAAACACGAACCCACAATTTATGACCAGGTAAAAAAGGCAGAAGAAGATTACAGGCTGATGCAATAA
- a CDS encoding prolyl oligopeptidase family serine peptidase produces MHKKPISLIFLWLVCSAAAVAQQANYKAAQKFDAPNLSKLIGTTKVIPFFLKNGRYFWFVADEPALNGKQPYLSGDSLVAPGKKNTHYIVNLATGKKQALFDKPEIRKQLKAFTGQMVEEKEVIYWANFSEDEKTVLIKYGTKTYDYNYETKKLTLQLNKAPLKKIAGFGVSADGKWALYSKAHNLYLAATSDKKNELQLSFDAEPYFSFCVDEKGTYTTDKSYPSNAKWLGANYFYALRVDTRKVATLSVISSAITPRPRISTYKYELPGDKDVAQYELYIGDAGNGSFKKADLKRWPDQQLEVCEAQGNTKEVFVIRRKRSRDEMELCAVDLATGKVRSIIHEISKPFINEDFFNVSIIKGGKEIIWWSDRTGWGQYYRYDGEGHLLNRITQGNFTAGKIMAIDTAKGNLYLYGYGKQRNINPYYALLYKEALNGKNEQLLTPENATHQVAVSPDRKYFVDNYSRIDLAPVTVLRRIDGKTISEVLKPNVSNLYGYGWKNAESFTVKAKDGITDLYGLIWKPFDFDPAKKYPVISQVYPGPQIETVWNDFTVLDKYNNAALAQMGFIVVAVGHRGGSPIRNAGYYKYGYGNLRDYAIEDDQYALEQLAKQHPFMDMNKVGIFGHSGGGMMTVAAMCKYPDFYKVGVASSGNHDNRIYSRTWGETYQGLEKKMPINEDLAKNLKGHLMLVTGEVDENVNPANTYRMVDALIKADKDFDLMVLPGQDHHYEGPAKLYFEKRMRAYFAKYFIEQDSSNNKK; encoded by the coding sequence ATGCACAAAAAGCCAATTAGTTTAATTTTCTTATGGTTGGTTTGCAGTGCAGCGGCAGTTGCACAGCAGGCTAATTATAAAGCTGCGCAAAAATTTGATGCGCCCAATTTAAGTAAGCTGATTGGTACCACTAAGGTGATTCCATTCTTTCTTAAAAATGGCAGGTATTTTTGGTTTGTGGCCGATGAGCCTGCTTTAAATGGTAAACAACCGTATTTGTCTGGCGATTCTCTTGTCGCTCCCGGCAAAAAGAATACGCACTACATTGTAAATTTAGCTACAGGAAAAAAGCAGGCCTTGTTTGATAAACCTGAAATACGGAAGCAATTAAAAGCATTCACCGGGCAAATGGTGGAAGAAAAAGAAGTGATTTATTGGGCTAATTTTTCGGAAGATGAAAAAACGGTTCTCATAAAATATGGCACAAAAACTTATGACTATAACTACGAAACCAAAAAACTAACCTTACAGCTTAACAAAGCACCACTAAAAAAAATAGCCGGTTTTGGTGTTTCTGCAGATGGCAAATGGGCGCTTTACAGCAAAGCACATAATTTGTACCTCGCTGCAACCTCCGATAAGAAAAATGAACTTCAGTTGAGTTTTGATGCTGAACCTTATTTCTCATTTTGTGTAGATGAAAAGGGCACATACACTACAGATAAAAGTTATCCTTCTAATGCAAAATGGTTAGGTGCCAACTATTTTTATGCATTACGTGTAGATACCAGGAAAGTAGCTACCCTATCTGTAATCAGCTCGGCGATAACGCCAAGACCCCGGATATCTACCTATAAATATGAATTGCCGGGCGATAAGGATGTAGCACAGTATGAACTTTATATTGGCGATGCCGGAAACGGTTCTTTTAAAAAGGCAGACCTGAAACGCTGGCCGGATCAGCAGTTGGAAGTATGCGAAGCCCAGGGCAATACAAAGGAAGTTTTTGTGATCAGACGAAAGCGCAGCAGGGATGAAATGGAACTTTGTGCAGTAGACCTCGCTACCGGAAAAGTCCGCTCCATTATTCATGAAATCAGCAAGCCCTTTATTAACGAAGATTTTTTTAATGTTTCTATTATAAAAGGTGGAAAGGAAATTATCTGGTGGAGTGACCGAACGGGTTGGGGCCAATACTACCGTTACGACGGCGAGGGCCATTTGCTCAACCGCATTACCCAGGGCAATTTTACAGCCGGAAAAATCATGGCTATCGATACCGCCAAGGGCAATCTTTACCTCTACGGTTATGGCAAGCAGCGCAACATTAATCCCTATTATGCCCTATTGTACAAGGAGGCTTTAAACGGTAAAAACGAACAGTTGCTTACCCCTGAAAATGCGACCCACCAGGTTGCAGTTTCGCCGGATAGGAAGTATTTTGTAGATAACTATTCCCGTATCGATCTGGCGCCAGTAACCGTGCTGCGTAGAATTGACGGTAAAACCATTTCTGAAGTATTAAAGCCAAATGTAAGTAACCTCTATGGCTATGGCTGGAAAAATGCAGAATCTTTCACCGTAAAAGCTAAAGATGGCATAACCGATCTGTATGGATTAATCTGGAAGCCTTTCGATTTTGATCCGGCTAAAAAATATCCGGTCATCTCGCAGGTTTACCCGGGGCCGCAGATTGAAACCGTTTGGAACGATTTTACTGTGCTGGATAAATATAATAATGCTGCTTTGGCGCAGATGGGATTCATCGTGGTGGCCGTTGGGCATAGGGGAGGTTCGCCCATCCGCAATGCCGGCTATTATAAATATGGTTATGGTAATCTTCGCGATTACGCTATCGAGGATGATCAATATGCACTGGAGCAACTGGCCAAACAACATCCCTTTATGGATATGAACAAAGTCGGAATCTTCGGCCATTCGGGCGGAGGTATGATGACCGTTGCAGCCATGTGTAAATATCCTGATTTTTATAAAGTCGGGGTTGCCTCATCAGGTAATCACGACAATAGGATATATAGTCGCACCTGGGGCGAAACTTACCAAGGGCTGGAAAAGAAAATGCCTATCAATGAAGATCTGGCCAAAAATCTGAAAGGCCATTTAATGCTGGTAACCGGCGAAGTGGATGAAAATGTAAATCCGGCAAATACTTACCGGATGGTCGATGCGCTCATCAAGGCCGATAAAGATTTTGACCTCATGGTGCTGCCGGGGCAGGATCACCATTACGAGGGGCCTGCAAAACTGTATTTTGAAAAACGCATGCGGGCCTATTTTGCAAAATATTTTATCGAACAAGACAGTTCGAATAATAAAAAGTAA
- the fdhD gene encoding formate dehydrogenase accessory sulfurtransferase FdhD: MRDIPSLSIRQIPVRKVSGVITASALDVLSVEEPLEIRLIYGSENNRVQKNISVTMRTPGQDLELALGFLFTEGIISGKDQVKNISHLAMPCELNKENIVGVELNEGFIPDLLQADRNFYTTSSCGVCGKGSIAAIRTVSPYSNYADQQEMTLLPEVLYKLPDQLRAAQQNFAATGGIHASGLFTMKGELLLLREDVGRHNALDKLIGAALANDLLPLNQRILLLSGRASFELIQKAAMAGISTVAAIGAPSSLAVELASEFGITLLGFLREDRFNIYTTNARILIPISHEN, encoded by the coding sequence ATGAGAGATATCCCGTCGTTATCCATCAGGCAAATACCTGTGAGAAAAGTTTCAGGTGTTATTACCGCATCAGCGCTTGATGTACTTTCGGTTGAAGAACCCCTGGAAATCAGGCTGATATATGGTTCGGAAAATAACCGGGTGCAAAAAAACATCTCGGTAACCATGCGGACCCCTGGTCAGGATTTAGAGCTTGCACTTGGTTTTTTATTTACTGAGGGCATTATCTCCGGCAAGGATCAGGTGAAAAATATAAGCCATTTGGCCATGCCATGCGAACTTAATAAGGAAAATATTGTGGGTGTGGAATTAAACGAAGGTTTTATCCCTGATCTTTTACAAGCTGACCGTAACTTTTACACCACCTCGAGCTGCGGGGTTTGCGGCAAAGGCTCTATCGCAGCGATCAGAACCGTAAGCCCTTATTCGAATTACGCTGATCAGCAGGAAATGACTTTGTTGCCGGAGGTGTTGTATAAACTGCCCGACCAACTCAGGGCTGCCCAACAGAATTTTGCAGCAACCGGGGGCATTCATGCATCAGGCCTTTTTACGATGAAAGGCGAGTTGTTATTGCTCCGGGAGGATGTTGGCCGACATAATGCTTTAGATAAATTGATCGGTGCAGCACTGGCTAATGATCTGCTCCCTTTAAACCAACGTATATTACTTTTAAGCGGCAGGGCCAGTTTTGAGTTGATTCAAAAAGCGGCCATGGCAGGTATTTCCACTGTGGCCGCCATTGGTGCACCCTCCAGCCTTGCTGTAGAACTGGCTTCGGAATTTGGAATAACCCTTTTGGGCTTTCTTCGGGAAGACAGGTTCAATATTTATACCACAAATGCGCGCATATTAATCCCTATATCACATGAAAATTAG
- a CDS encoding DUF255 domain-containing protein encodes MRRISVAVTMLFLSLAVSAQKKEIHFEKLNLKEALAKAKSENKSVFVDCFTTWCIPCKQMEANIFTQDSVADFYNENFINIKVDMEKGEGPSVKKMYTIEAYPSYLILDTEGKTKNKFVGGMSAKDFIANANKGLTANNDEANLNARYESGERTPELMRAYIRHKIKVMEKSRAKELNDELMASLTPQQKASPENWFLFGQNRYTMYLSDFSSPNFEYLATHWRDFVGKNTKDTVDQKLSSVYRQIASWTLNGFYVKVKPFNKNDYERYKAQIRNTEMPDKKQLLVMMDIAIAAGEKNIDEVTNLFLKNLGSFSEDNRHILFDYVTFAKSTKGYTFPKIAELSDEITRTSSNPYLVSLFKSMKERYAQKAN; translated from the coding sequence ATGAGAAGAATTAGTGTTGCAGTAACCATGCTTTTTTTAAGCCTGGCTGTAAGCGCCCAGAAAAAAGAAATCCATTTTGAAAAGCTAAACCTCAAAGAAGCTTTGGCGAAGGCCAAAAGTGAAAATAAATCGGTTTTTGTAGATTGTTTTACCACCTGGTGTATTCCATGCAAGCAAATGGAGGCCAATATATTTACCCAGGACAGTGTTGCCGATTTTTATAATGAAAACTTCATCAACATCAAAGTAGATATGGAAAAGGGAGAGGGCCCATCGGTTAAAAAAATGTATACCATTGAGGCTTATCCATCCTACCTCATTTTAGATACTGAAGGAAAAACAAAGAATAAATTTGTGGGCGGCATGTCTGCGAAAGATTTCATAGCCAATGCAAATAAAGGATTAACGGCCAACAATGACGAAGCTAATTTAAACGCCCGTTACGAAAGTGGAGAGCGCACACCAGAGCTGATGAGAGCATACATCAGGCATAAAATTAAGGTGATGGAAAAATCAAGAGCAAAAGAATTGAATGACGAGCTGATGGCCAGTTTAACACCCCAGCAAAAAGCCAGTCCCGAAAACTGGTTCCTGTTTGGTCAAAACCGCTACACCATGTACCTTTCTGATTTCTCAAGCCCTAACTTCGAATACCTGGCCACACATTGGAGAGATTTTGTTGGCAAAAACACCAAAGATACTGTTGATCAAAAGCTTTCTTCGGTATACAGACAAATTGCATCGTGGACTTTAAATGGTTTTTATGTTAAAGTAAAACCTTTCAATAAAAATGATTACGAACGCTATAAAGCGCAAATTCGCAATACCGAAATGCCCGATAAAAAACAATTGTTGGTGATGATGGATATTGCCATTGCCGCGGGAGAGAAAAACATTGATGAAGTTACCAATTTGTTTCTGAAAAATTTAGGTTCTTTCTCTGAAGACAACCGTCATATCTTATTTGACTATGTTACGTTTGCCAAAAGTACTAAAGGTTATACATTTCCAAAGATAGCCGAGCTTTCAGATGAAATCACCAGAACTTCAAGTAATCCTTATTTAGTAAGTTTATTTAAGTCCATGAAAGAGAGATATGCACAAAAAGCCAATTAG